A genomic segment from Stenotrophomonas maltophilia encodes:
- a CDS encoding histone: MATKKAAKKKPAAKKAVKKVAKKAAAKKAVKKVAKKATAKKAVKKAAKKVAKKTTAKKAVKKAAKKVAKKSTAKKAVKKTAKKAVKKVAKKATKKTAKKATARKPAKKVAKKVAKKATAKKAVKKTAKKAVKKTAKKATKKAAPKKAAKKVAKRKPAARKKKAAPVALPATPAPLI, from the coding sequence ATGGCAACCAAGAAAGCTGCGAAGAAGAAGCCCGCCGCCAAGAAAGCGGTGAAGAAGGTCGCGAAGAAGGCCGCTGCCAAGAAGGCAGTGAAGAAGGTCGCGAAGAAGGCGACCGCCAAGAAGGCAGTGAAGAAGGCTGCGAAGAAGGTCGCCAAGAAGACCACTGCGAAGAAGGCAGTGAAGAAGGCGGCGAAGAAGGTAGCCAAGAAGTCCACTGCCAAGAAGGCCGTCAAGAAGACCGCGAAGAAGGCCGTCAAGAAGGTAGCCAAGAAGGCCACCAAGAAGACTGCCAAGAAGGCTACGGCCCGCAAGCCGGCCAAGAAGGTCGCCAAGAAGGTCGCAAAGAAGGCGACTGCCAAGAAGGCCGTCAAGAAGACCGCCAAGAAGGCAGTAAAGAAGACCGCGAAGAAGGCCACCAAGAAGGCTGCCCCGAAGAAGGCAGCGAAGAAGGTTGCCAAGCGCAAGCCGGCCGCCCGCAAGAAGAAGGCCGCTCCGGTCGCTCTGCCGGCAACCCCGGCGCCGCTGATCTAA
- the gcvH gene encoding glycine cleavage system protein GcvH, with product MSEIPGDLKFLKSHEWARVEGNGRVTVGISDHAQGLLGDLVYVELPEVGADAKAGEQIAVVESVKAASDVYSPISGKIVEVNSALSDKPETINEDAYGEGWMFVVELTNAEEVNELLDPDAYAEALENEDH from the coding sequence ATGAGCGAGATCCCCGGCGACCTCAAGTTCCTCAAGTCCCATGAGTGGGCCCGTGTCGAAGGCAATGGCCGCGTCACCGTCGGTATTTCCGACCATGCCCAGGGCCTGCTGGGTGACCTGGTCTACGTCGAACTGCCGGAAGTCGGCGCCGACGCCAAGGCCGGCGAACAGATCGCCGTCGTCGAGTCGGTGAAGGCCGCCTCGGACGTCTACAGCCCGATCAGCGGCAAGATCGTCGAGGTCAACTCGGCCCTGTCCGACAAGCCGGAAACCATCAACGAAGATGCCTACGGCGAAGGCTGGATGTTCGTGGTCGAACTGACCAACGCCGAAGAGGTCAACGAGCTGCTGGACCCGGACGCGTACGCCGAGGCCCTGGAGAACGAAGACCACTGA